A single Glycine soja cultivar W05 chromosome 14, ASM419377v2, whole genome shotgun sequence DNA region contains:
- the LOC114384270 gene encoding rust resistance kinase Lr10-like, which translates to MWREGALLVVLLLLLLLVQQNCATKDEQEHGCPPSSCGKITSITYPFRLKGDPKSCGHNRYELACENNVTVLYLYSGKYHVQAINYNNFTVRVVDPGVQQQNYSSLPRYFLSQSNFSDSYSDATDPYQAGLKPINNWAWLIFQHVVFMNCSHPVTYNRKYVDTAPCVNSDSKGYYIYSIAGDLKAHDFEVGCHVKLVALTSWWGFDTNNHSYTAMHTGLVYGFEISWMHLACDNHCRYKYGRLYRYGYGNGNRYCYFDYSIQNLRCPLCNRQRSRIICGILEILLFVAGAAEMVIMLLWPCKLLFGVPLFITLFIRKWRKRHMSIYESIENYLEQNNLMPIRYSYKEIKKMTGGFKEKLGEGGYGYVFKGKLCSGSCVAIKMLGKSKGNGQDFISEVATAGRIHHQNVVQLIGFCVQGSKRALVYEFMPNGSLDKLIFSKDGSIHLSYDKIYNISIGVARGIAYLHHGCEMQILHFDIKPHNILLDENFTPKVSDFGLAKLYPIDNSIVTMTTTRGTIGYMAPELFYNNIGGISHKADVYSYGMLLMEMASKRKNLNPHAERSSQLFFPFWIYNHIGDEEDIEMEDVTEEEKKIAKKMIIVALWCIQLKPNDRPSMNKVIEMLEGDIENLEIPPKPSLYPGEMITKDEKINTNEIISSDFSSSYCSM; encoded by the exons ATGTGGAGAGAGGGAGCGTTATTGGTGGTCCTGCTGCTGCTGCTCCTCCTAGTCCAGCAAAATTGTGCTACCAAGGATGAGCAAGAGCATGGTTGCCCTCCTTCTTCCTGTGGCAAAATCACCAGCATAACTTATCCATTTCGATTAAAAGGTGACCCAAAAAGCTGCGGCCACAACAGGTACGAGCTAGCTTGTGAAAATAATGTTACAGTGTTATATTTGTACTCCGGGAAATATCATGTACAGGCAATCAACTACAACAACTTCACAGTCCGAGTGGTTGATCCCGGAGTTCAACAACAAAACTACTCTTCCCTTCCACGCTATTTCTTGTCACAATCCAATTTCAGTGATTCCTATAGTGACGCCACGGATCCATACCAAGCCGGTCTAAAACCAATTAACAATTGGGCATGGCTCATTTTCCAGCATGTAGTGTTTATGAATTGTAGCCACCCAGTGACCTACAATCGTAAATATGTGGATACTGCTCCCTGCGTCAACTCTGACTCCAAAGGCTATTACATATACTCTATTGCTGGTGACTTAAAAGCACATGACTTTGAAGTTGGTTGTCACGTAAAGCTGGTTGCTCTCACATCTTGGTGGGGTTTCGACACAAACAATCATTCCTACACTGCCATGCACACGGGGCTAGTCTACGGATTCGAGATTTCATGGATGCACCTCGCCTGTGATAATCATTGTCGATATAAATATGGACGTTTATATAGATATGGATATGGAAATGGAAATAGATACTGCTATTTCGACTATTCCATCCAGAACCTTCGATGCCCTCTGTGTAATCGCCAACGTTCCCGCATTATATGTG GAATACTGGAAATACTGCTATTCGTTGCCGGTG CTGCCGAAATGGTCATTATGTTATTATGGCCATGCAAACTTTTGTTTGGGGTGCCACTGTTTATTACACTTTTTATACGTAAATGGAGAAAAAGACATATGTCAATATACGAAAGTATTGAAAATTATCTAGAACAAAATAATTTGATGCCTATTAGATACTCATACAAGGAAATTAAGAAGATGACCGGAGGttttaaagaaaagttgggtGAAGGAGGATATGGCTATGTGTTCAAGGGAAAATTGTGTAGCGGGTCTTGTGTAGCAATAAAAATGTTAGGTAAATCAAAAGGAAATGGCCAAGATTTTATTAGTGAAGTTGCAACCGCCGGAAGAATACATCATCAAAATGTAGTACAATTAATTGGATTTTGTGTCCAGGGGTCAAAACGTGCTCTTGTCTATGAATTCATGCCCAATGGATCTCTtgataaacttattttttccaAAGATGGAAGTATACATTTAAGCTAtgacaaaatatataacatatcaATTGGAGTGGCTCGTGGAATTGCTTATCTCCACCATGGGTGTGAGATGCAGATTTTGCATTTCGATATCAAGCCTCACAACATCCTATTAGATGAaaacttcaccccaaaggtctCTGACTTTGGATTAGCAAAGCTATATCCAATTGATAATAGCATTGTCACAATGACAACAACAAGGGGTACAATTGGGTATATGGCTCcagaattattttataataatattggaGGAATATCCCATAAGGCTGATGTTTATAGCTATGGAATGCTTTTGATGGAGATGGCAAGCAAGAGGAAAAATCTAAATCCCCATGCAGAGCGTTCAAGccaacttttctttcccttttggaTTTATAATCATATTGGAGATGAGGAAGATATAGAAATGGAAGATGTCACAgaggaggaaaagaaaatagCAAAGAAGATGATCATAGTTGCACTTTGGTGTATACAATTGAAACCGAATGATCGTCCCTCAATGAATAAAGTAATCGAAATGCTTGAAGGAGACATTGAGAACTTGGAAATACCTCCAAAGCCATCTTTATATCCAGGTGAAATGATCACAAAGGATGAAAAAATCAACACTAACGAGATAATATCAAGTGACTTCAGTAGTTCTTATTGTTCTATGTAA